The Drosophila nasuta strain 15112-1781.00 chromosome 2L, ASM2355853v1, whole genome shotgun sequence genome window below encodes:
- the LOC132785682 gene encoding arylalkylamine N-acetyltransferase-like 2, translating to MTNITIRELKPEDLDEYIRFLIENFYCDEPLQMTPGDHNYKPDTPERRASRLAVIKQGLSLVAVDSNDGGRIVASAYSEAKVPNDFEKTWREVNEKKPTEFIDHVDLFLAGIDKRSKLFERFEVSKVLYLNVLGVGKTVRQQGLGRRLVSAVIELARSKGFPLIAVSCTSLHSTRIMSALGMSCIHSEKCSDYKDEDGNVVLKPPEPHTSINLMAMKL from the coding sequence ATGACGAACATTACAATACGCGAGTTGAAACCAGAAGACCTCGATGAGTACATTCGATTTCTCATTGAGAACTTCTACTGCGATGAACCACTTCAGATGACACCCGGAGATCACAACTACAAACCGGATACGCCGGAGAGACGTGCGTCTCGTCTAGCGGTAATAAAACAAGGTCTCTCCTTAGTTGCTGTGGATTCCAACGATGGAGGTCGCATAGTAGCCTCAGCTTACTCTGAAGCCAAGGTTCCAAATGACTTCGAGAAAACCTGGAGAGAAGTCAATGAGAAAAAGCCTACGGAGTTCATTGATCATGTGGACTTATTTCTTGCTGGCATTGACAAACGTTCGAAATTATTTGAACGTTTCGAAGTATCGAAAGTTCTTTACCTCAACGTTTTGGGGGTGGGAAAAACTGTACGCCAACAAGGATTGGGCCGTCGTCTTGTGTCTGCTGTAATCGAACTGGCTCGCTCCAAAGGATTTCCCCTGATTGCAGTCTCCTGCACTAGTTTGCATTCGACTCGCATCATGTCAGCTCTGGGCATGAGCTGTATTCATTCGGAGAAGTGTTCAGACTACAAAGACGAAGATGGCAACGTTGTTTTAAAGCCACCAGAACCACATACATCCATCAATCTCATGGCAATGAAATTGTAG
- the LOC132785689 gene encoding arylalkylamine N-acetyltransferase-like 2, translated as MCTNFGLKDGVFIRIMKVEDYDKVKNFMGDNFYNGEPLCASSGVDCQTPFEQLFKDYHIWLIEQETCLIALDANDEESIVGVVLAGPSVETHLEEERVRAEEMAQGPLRDIYTFLTDIECKANLFKHYGISELLYSQITNVDAAWRGKGLGTRLAAALSEVGRSKGYSVMSATCTSFYSARQKMAMGMECIYAEAYADHKDANGEVILKPSAPHTHIRVLGIKI; from the coding sequence ATGTGCACGAATTTCGGGTTAAAAGATGGCGTTTTTATCCGCATCATGAAAGTGGAGGATTACGATAAAGTGAAGAACTTCATGGGAGACAATTTCTACAATGGGGAACCACTTTGCGCATCTTCGGGCGTGGATTGTCAGACACCCTTTgaacaattatttaaagacTATCACATCTGGCTAATAGAGCAGGAAACCTGCTTGATTGCTCTGGATGCCAACGATGAAGAAAGTATTGTAGGCGTTGTGCTAGCCGGACCCTCAGTTGAGACCCATTTGGAGGAGGAACGCGTTAGAGCAGAAGAAATGGCTCAAGGACCACTGAGAGACATCTACACATTTCTTACTGACATCGAATGCAAAGCCAATCTCTTTAAGCATTACGGAATTTCGGAGTTACTCTACTCTCAAATCACCAATGTGGATGCCGCCTGGCGAGGAAAGGGATTGGGAACTCGTCTAGCTGCTGCTCTGAGCGAGGTGGGCCGATCGAAGGGCTATTCCGTAATGTCAGCGACCTGCACCAGTTTCTATTCAGCGCGCCAGAAGATGGCCATGGGCATGGAGTGCATCTATGCTGAAGCCTATGCGGATCACAAGGACGCCAATGGCGAAGTTATACTTAAACCTTCAgcacctcacacacacatacgtgtGCTGGGCATCAAGATTTGA
- the LOC132798132 gene encoding arylalkylamine N-acetyltransferase-like 2 isoform X1: MSTNFGKEDGVFIRIMTMDDYEKIGENIYNEEPLKLAMDNYLKIEPNQSQKNELEEYHHSMVKQGTCLVAINDENGGDIVGSVLAGCETLSDLQEYYAQVAAMEEGYYKTCTIFEFETKIKGNYFDRYGVSKVLYSHMTNVDASHRGKGLGARLAAALMELGRSKGFPIMIACCTSLYTARQKEALGMECIYSQAYADYKDANAQVVFNPPAPHTHVRVMAIKL; encoded by the coding sequence ATGTCGACGAACTTCGGAAAAGAAGACGGTGTTTTCATTCGTATTATGACGATGGATGACTACGAAAAGATCGGAGAAAACATTTACAATGAAGAACCACTCAAACTGGCAATGGACAACTATTTGAAGATTGAGCCAAATCAATCTCAAAAGAATGAATTGGAAGAATATCATCATTCGATGGTAAAACAAGGCACTTGCTTAGTGGCAATCAATGACGAGAACGGTGGAGATATAGTTGGAAGTGTTCTAGCGGGCTGTGAAACTCTCAGCGATCTGCAAGAATATTATGCGCAGGTTGCTGCAATGGAAGAAGGTTACTATAAAACATGTACAATATTCGAGTTTGAAACTAAAATCAAAGGGAACTACTTCGATCGTTACGGTGTCTCAAAGGTGCTTTATTCACATATGACAAATGTTGATGCCTCCCATCGAGGAAAGGGACTCGGAGCACGTTTAGCAGCTGCATTAATGGAATTGGGTCGATCCAAAGGTTTTCCTATTATGATAGCATGCTGTACAAGTTTATACACTGCCCGACAAAAGGAGGCATTGGGAATGGAGTGCATTTACAGTCAAGCCTATGCTGACTATAAAGACGCCAATGCTCAAGTCGTGTTCAATCCACCAGCTCCTCATACGCATGTTCGTGTAATGGCcattaaattgtga
- the LOC132795243 gene encoding arylalkylamine N-acetyltransferase-like 2, which translates to MSAIIRELKLEDFEELKTFLRDRYLIDEPLWQPHPDGQLQNMADPKKEEYRRNLISQGTSLVALEDGHIVGVALAGALYPSDVEEHGVESEQMSTDTILSKVVRFLAEVERQAKVFEHYDVPKAIYLNILGVDSSVRRQGLGRRLVAAVMEVGRSKGFPLLVTTCTSLYSARVMNALGMECLYSKAYADYKDEAGNVVLKPQAPHTEACVMAIRL; encoded by the coding sequence ATGTCAGCGATAATACGTGAATTGAAACTCGAAGATTTCGAGGAGCTGAAAACTTTCCTACGCGATCGTTACCTCATCGATGAACCACTATGGCAACCCCATCCAGACGGGCAACTCCAGAATATGGCGGATCCCAAGAAGGAGGAATATCGCCGCAACCTCATAAGTCAGGGAACCTCATTGGTGGCCCTCGAAGACGGTCACATTGTGGGCGTCGCATTGGCTGGCGCTTTGTATCCCAGCGATGTGGAAGAACATGGCGTGGAAAGTGAACAAATGTCAACAGACACCATATTGAGTAAGGTCGTGCGCTTTCTGGCAGAAGTTGAGAGGCAAGCAAAGGTCTTTGAGCATTACGATGTTCCCAAGGCAATTTATCTGAATATTCTCGGCGTGGACTCGTCAGTGCGTCGTCAGGGATTGGGACGTCGTCTTGTTGCCGCTGTTATGGAAGTGGGTCGCTCTAAGGGATTCCCCCTCCTGGTTACCACATGCACTAGCCTTTATTCTGCCCGTGTGATGAATGCCCTGGGCATGGAGTGTTTGTACTCTAAAGCTTATGCCGACTACAAGGATGAGGCTGGCAATGTGGTGTTGAAGCCACAGGCACCGCACACAGAGGCCTGTGTTATGGCCATCAGACTATAG
- the LOC132797035 gene encoding arylalkylamine N-acetyltransferase-like 2 encodes MTSITIRELRADDIDEYCRFLTVNFYGHEPVLQTPGDHKIVTDTPEKRETRLAIIRQGLSLVAVDSSNEGRIVGCAYSEEMVPNDLEINWNKVNEKKPTTFLDHVHLLLSGVEMRSKFFERFGVSKALFLNILTVDATVRNQGIGRRLVAALIKLGRSKGFPLIAVSCTSLYSTRVMSALGMSCVHSENYSDFKDEDGNVVLKPPAPHTSVNLMAMKL; translated from the coding sequence ATGACGTCGATTACTATACGCGAGTTGAGAGCGGATGACATCGATGAGTACTGTCGGTTTCTCACCGTAAACTTCTACGGCCATGAACCGGTCTTGCAAACACCCGGAGACCACAAGATCGTCACAGATACGCCGGAGAAACGCGAGACTCGCTTAGCTATCATACGACAAGGTCTCTCGTTGGTTGCTGTGGATTCGAGCAATGAAGGTCGCATCGTAGGTTGTGCCTATTCGGAAGAAATGGTGCCCAATGACTTGGAAATCAATTGGAACAAAGTGAATGAGAAGAAGCCAACGACCTTTCTTGATCACGTGCATCTATTACTTAGCGGCGTGGAGATGCGATCGAAATTCTTTGAACGCTTCGGAGTATCGAAGGCCCTCTTCCTCAACATTCTGACTGTGGATGCAACAGTGCGCAATCAAGGAATAGGACGTCGTCTTGTGGCCGCTTTAATAAAACTGGGTCGCTCCAAGGGATTCCCCCTGATTGCAGTCTCCTGCACAAGTTTGTATTCAACTCGCGTCATGTCAGCTCTGGGAATGAGTTGTGTCCACTCTGAGAACTATTCGGATTTCAAAGATGAGGATGGCAATGTAGTGCTGAAACCACCTGCACCTCATACTTCTGTCAATCTCATGGCAATGAAATtgtag
- the LOC132798543 gene encoding arylalkylamine N-acetyltransferase-like 2: MSNITIRELKPEDLDEYFRYLIENFHGHEPLLLTPGDHNFEPDTPERRASRLAVIKQGLSLVAVDDGGRIVASAYSEAKVPNDLDKTWREVNEKKPTAFIDHVYFFLAGIEKRSKLFERFEVSKVLYLNILSVGKTVRQQGLGRRLVSAVIELARSKGFPLIAVSCTSLHSTRIMSALGMSCIHSENYSEYKDEDGNVVIKPPEPHTSVNIMAMKL; the protein is encoded by the coding sequence ATGTCGAACATTACTATACGCGAATTGAAGCCAGAAGACCTCGATGAGTACTTTCGATACCTCATTGAGAACTTTCACGGTCATGAACCACTTCTGCTGACACCCGGAGATCACAACTTCGAACCGGATACGCCGGAGAGACGTGCATCTCGTTTAGCGGTAATAAAACAAGGTCTCTCGTTAGTTGCTGTAGACGATGGAGGTCGCATTGTAGCCTCAGCTTACTCTGAAGCCAAGGTTCCAAATGACTTGGACAAAACTTGGAGAGAAGTCAATGAGAAAAAACCTACGGCGTTCATTGATCACGTGTACTTCTTTCTTGCCGGCATTGAGAAACGTTCGAAATTATTTGAACGTTTCGAAGTATCGAAGGTTCTCTACCTCAACATTCTTAGTGTGGGAAAAACTGTACGCCAACAAGGATTGGGACGTCGTCTTGTGTCTGCTGTAATCGAACTGGCTCGCTCCAAAGGATTTCCCCTGATTGCAGTCTCCTGCACTAGTTTGCATTCGACTCGCATCATGTCAGCTCTGGGCATGAGCTGTATTCATTCTGAGAACTATTCGGAGTACAAGGACGAGGATGGCAACGTGGTGATAAAGCCACCAGAACCACACACATCCGTCAATATCATGGCAATGAAATTGTAG
- the LOC132797229 gene encoding arylalkylamine N-acetyltransferase-like 2, protein MSTNFGSKDGILIRIMTVDDYKLVKIFMREHFFIGNPMNDACDEDVQKCNEKENDEYHIDMIKQNTSLLAVKDDDEEQIVGFVLAGAQVPSDLEKSRKEADELEENAWKRIAVFNSLIEREANVFKHYGVSEVLYSHITTVHTSMRGKGLGARLAKALMELGRSKGFPAMAASCSSYYSARQKQALGMECIYSHAYDDYKDINGNVVFKTQAPNTHVRFLAMRL, encoded by the coding sequence ATGTCTACAAATTTTGGCTCAAAGGATGGAATCCTCATTCGGATCATGACTGTGGATGACTACAAACTGGTGAAGATCTTCATGAGAGAACATTTCTTCATTGGGAATCCGATGAACGACGCTTGCGACGAAGATGTCCAGAAGTGCAATGAGAAGGAAAACGATGAATACCACATAGATATGATAAAGCAGAACACATCTCTATTGGCTGTCAAGGATGACGACGAAGAACAAATCGTTGGTTTTGTTCTAGCCGGTGCTCAAGTGCCGAGTGATTTGGAGAAGAGTCGCAAAGAGGCAGACGAATTGGAAGAAAATGCCTGGAAACGCATTGCAGTGTTTAATTCGTTGATTGAAAGAGAAGCGAATGTCTTTAAGCACTACGGAGTCTCTGAGGTACTCTACTCCCACATAACCACTGTTCACACCTCGATGCGGGGCAAGGGACTTGGTGCACGATTAGCTAAAGCCTTGATGGAACTGGGTCGCTCCAAGGGCTTTCCTGCAATGGCAGCTTCATGCTCCAGCTACTATTCAGCTCGACAAAAGCAGGCGTTGGGCATGGAGTGCATTTATAGTCACGCCTATGATGACTACAAAGATATTAACGGCAATGTAGTCTTTAAAACTCAAGCTCCTAACACTCATGTTCGTTTTCTGGCCATGAGATTGTGA
- the LOC132798542 gene encoding arylalkylamine N-acetyltransferase-like 2, which produces MTNITIRELKPEDLDEYFRFLTKNFYCDEPLQLTPGDHSFEPDTPERRASRLAVIKQGLSLVAVDSNDGGRIVASAYSETKVPDDLEKNWREVNEKKPTEFIEHVDLFLAVWEKLYANKDWDVVLCLL; this is translated from the exons ATGACAAACATTACTATACGCGAATTGAAGCCAGAAGACCTAGATGAGTACTTTCGATTTCTCACTAAAAACTTCTACTGCGATGAACCACTTCAGCTGACACCCGGAGATCATAGCTTCGAACCGGATACGCCGGAGAGACGTGCATCTCGTCTAGCGGTAATAAAACAAGGTCTCTCCTTAGTTGCTGTGGATTCCAACGATGGAGGTCGCATAGTAGCCTCAGCTTACTCCGAAACCAAGGTTCCAGATGATTTGGAGAAAAATTGGAGAGAAGTCAATGAGAAAAAGCCTACGGAGTTCATTGAACATGTGGATTTATTTCTTGCTG TGTGGGAAAAACTGTACGCCAACAAGGATTGGGACGTCGTCTTGTGTCTGCTGTAA
- the LOC132785698 gene encoding arylalkylamine N-acetyltransferase-like 2 — MTTNFGTKDGILIRVMTKDDLRIIENSIYDEEPLQLALVGNSKAQMHQSLIEILDKFHNSMVEQGTCLVAINEKDGERIVGCILAGCETSDDLQEYHAQISTLDECAFKTVGIFECETKIKVNYFQYYSVSKVIYAAMINVDASMRGRGLRARLANVLKELGRSKGFKVIKAWSSSFYSARQMEGVGMECIYRQPYADYKDAKGQVIFKPPALHSELRISALKL; from the coding sequence ATGACTACAAACTTTGGTACAAAAGACGGTATCCTTATTCGAGTTATGACCAAGGACGACCTAAGAATCATCGAGAACAGTATTTACGACGAAGAGCCTCTTCAGTTGGCTCTAGTGGGAAACTCGAAGGCCCAAATGCACCAATctctaattgaaattttggACAAGTTTCACAATTCTATGGTAGAACAGGGGACTTGTTTGGTAGCAATCAATGAAAAGGATGGTGAACGCATTGTTGGATGTATCTTAGCTGGATGCGAAACATCTGACGATCTACAAGAATATCATGCCCAAATTTCTACACTGGATGAGTGTGCTTTTAAAACAGTCGGCATATTTGAGTGTGAAACTAAAATCAAAGTAAACTACTTCCAGTATTACAGCGTTTCCAAAGTGATTTATGCGGCAATGATCAATGTGGATGCGTCCATGCGTGGTAGAGGTTTACGTGCTCGTCTAGCTAATGTTCTGAAAGAATTGGGTCGATCGAAAGGATTCAAGGTGATAAAAGCATGGAGTAGCAGTTTCTATTCTGCTCGACAAATGGAGGGAGTTGGCATGGAGTGCATTTATCGTCAGCCCTATGCAGATTATAAGGATGCCAAAGGTCAAGTCATATTTAAGCCACCAGCTCTTCATAGCGAACTACGTATATCGGCTTTAAAActgtaa
- the LOC132785737 gene encoding arylalkylamine N-acetyltransferase-like 2 has translation MEDYMNVKDFMGGNFYNGEPLCAAADEDVQKCCEKENDEYHISMIEQGTSLLALNENDGGRIVGIVLAGGQVPSDLEKHRKEAEEMEQNTWGRIAVFLSAAEIEANLFERYGISSLLYSHITCVDATMRGKGLGGRLATALIEVGKSKGFPLMVAYCTSFYSARQKEALGMECIYRQAYVDYKDEQGQVVFKPAAPHTHIRVMVIKL, from the coding sequence ATGGAAGACTATATGAATGTGAAGGATTTCATGGGAGGAAATTTCTACAATGGAGAACCTCTATGTGCCGCTGCAGACGAAGATGTGCAGAAATGCTGTGAGAAGGAAAACGATGAATACCACATTTCGATGATAGAACAAGGCACCTCTCTCTTGGCACTCAACGAAAACGATGGAGGTCGCATAGTAGGCATTGTTTTAGCGGGAGGTCAAGTGCCCAGTGATCTGGAGAAGCATCGCaaagaagcagaagaaatGGAACAAAACACATGGGGACGCATTGCCGTGTTTCTATCAGCTGCCGAAATAGAAGCGAACCTCTTTGAGCGCTACGGCATCTCCAGCCTTCTCTACTCTCACATTACTTGTGTGGATGCCACCATGCGTGGTAAGGGATTAGGTGGACGTCTTGCTACTGCTCTAATCGAAGTAGGAAAATCCAAAGGCTTTCCTTTGATGGTGGCCTATTGCACAAGTTTCTATTCGGCGCGCCAAAAGGAAGCCTTGGGCATGGAGTGTATCTACAGACAGGCCTACGTGGACTATAAGGATGAACAAGGTCAAGTGGTATTCAAGCCAGCAGCTCCTCATACTCATATACGTGTTATGGTAATTAAACTTTAG
- the LOC132785674 gene encoding arylalkylamine N-acetyltransferase-like 2, whose translation MTNITIRELKPEDLDEYCRFLYVNFYGHEPVLQTPGDHKFDPDTAERRASRLAVIKQDLSLVAVDSSDGGRIVASAYASSKVPDDLEKSWNEVNENKPTEFIDHVYLFLRGVEKRSNIFQHFEVSKALYLNILSVDATVRNQGLGRRLVAALIELGRSKGFPIIATSCTSLYSTRVVEALGMSCVYSENYSDYRDEDGNVVIKPPEPHTSVNIMAMKL comes from the coding sequence ATGACGAACATTACTATACGCGAGTTGAAACCAGAAGACCTCGATGAATATTGTAGATTTCTCTATGTAAACTTCTACGGTCATGAGCCAGTTTTGCAGACACCCGGAGATCATAAATTCGATCCTGATACAGCAGAGAGACGTGCATCTCGTCTAGCCGTCATAAAACAGGATCTGTCTTTGGTTGCTGTGGATTCTAGCGATGGAGGTCGCATCGTGGCCTCAGCCTATGCCTCATCCAAAGTTCCAGATGACTTGGAGAAAAGTTGGAATGAGGTCAATGAGAATAAACCTACGGAATTTATTGACCACGTGTACTTATTTCTTCGCGGGGTTGAGAAACGTTCGAATATATTTCAACATTTCGAAGTATCCAAAGCTCTCTACCTAAATATTCTTAGTGTCGATGCAACAGTGCGGAATCAAGGATTGGGACGTCGTCTAGTAGCTGCCTTAATAGAGCTAGGCCGGTCCAAAGGATTTCCAATAATTGCAACCTCATGCACCAGCTTGTATTCAACTCGAGTCGTGGAAGCTCTGGGAATGAGTTGTGTTTACTCGGAGAACTATTCAGACTATAGAGATGAGGATGGAAATGTGGTAATAAAGCCACCAGAACCACATACATCTGTCAATATCATGGCAATGAAATTGTAG
- the LOC132798132 gene encoding uncharacterized protein LOC132798132 isoform X2 gives MSTNFGKEDGVFIRIMTMDDYEKIGENIYNEEPLKLAMDNYLKIEPNQSQKNELEEYHHSMVKQGTCLVAINDENGGDIVGSVLAGCETLSDLQEYYAQVAAMEEEASTTQTTCQRTSQQKMVSSFW, from the exons ATGTCGACGAACTTCGGAAAAGAAGACGGTGTTTTCATTCGTATTATGACGATGGATGACTACGAAAAGATCGGAGAAAACATTTACAATGAAGAACCACTCAAACTGGCAATGGACAACTATTTGAAGATTGAGCCAAATCAATCTCAAAAGAATGAATTGGAAGAATATCATCATTCGATGGTAAAACAAGGCACTTGCTTAGTGGCAATCAATGACGAGAACGGTGGAGATATAGTTGGAAGTGTTCTAGCGGGCTGTGAAACTCTCAGCGATCTGCAAGAATATTATGCGCAGGTTGCTGCAATGGAAGAAG agGCAAGCACCACGCAAACAACATGTCAACGAACTTCGCAACAAAAGATGGTATCCTCATTCTGGTAA